The window GGGCAGCTGGAACAGCGCATCCCCGAGCGCGGCGAAGATGTCATTGCCACCCTTGCCCGGTCGTTCAACGGGATGGCCGACAGCCTGCAACAGAAGATCACCCGCCTTGCGGAGGTGTCTCGAATGCAACAGCGATTCGTCTCGGATGTTTCGCATGAGCTGCGAACGCCGCTCACGACGATTCGACTCGCCGGAGACGTGATCTACGACCAGCGCGAGGACTTCACCCCAACGACGGCGCGCACGGCCGAGCTTCTCCACACGCAGATCCAACGGTTCGAGATTCTGTTGGCCGACCTGCTGGAGATCAGCCGATTTGATGCCGGCGCGGTTGAGCTTGAGCTTGAACCAGTGAGCCTCGTTCGCCTCGTCGACGATGCGCTTGAGTCGATGCGGCCACTCGCCGATGAGCGAGGGTCATCGCTCGAACTGGTCGCGAAGGGTGGCTACTACGAGGTCGAGGTCGACCCCCGTCGCATCCGTCGCATCCTTCGCAATCTCCTGGGTAATGCCATCGAGCACGGTGAGGGCAAGCCGATCGTCGTCACGATCGACAGCAATGCCACGGCAATCGGCTTTACCGTCCGCGATCACGGAATCGGCATGACGGCAGATCAGCTCGACCATGTATTCGAGCGGTTTTGGAGAGCGGATGCATCGCGGCAGCGCACGATCGGTGGCACAGGTCTTGGCCTCGCCATTGCCCTCGAAGATGCGGGACTGCATGGCGGGGTCATCGAGGTGTGGTCGGAGCCCGGATCGGGCACGGTGTTCAGAGTGACGTTGCCCCGCACCCCCGGCGCCGCTCCCGGCGAATCACCGCTGTCGCTGACTCCCGAAGACAGGGATAACGACGCGGATGCGGCCACGGCTGTTGAGGAGGTTCAGGATGCTGGATAAGCGCTCGGCCTCACTCTCGACCCTGCGCAGGGTGATCGCTTCTGCAGTAGTCCTACTGGTGGCCGCGCCGGTGCTGTCGGCTTGCGTTGGCATCCCGCGCGCCGGAGCTGTGTTCGTGGGCGACGAGGTGAGCCAGAAAGATCCAGGAGGCATTGAGTACATCGTTGATGGTCCCGGCGAAGACGATAGCGTCGAGGAGATCCTGAGAGGCTTCATCAACGCGTTCAAGAGCTCAGGTGACTACGACGTCGCTCGCCAGTTCTTGAGTTCGGAATTCGTCAACGACTGGGATCCGCGCGAGAGCGTGCTTCTGCACACCGGTGCCTCCCGGTTCGTGCCGGTAACGGCCACGGCGATGGACTTCGTGCTCACGCCGAGTGCATCCGTCGATGCTGCCGGGGCCTACCGATCGTTCACCGCGGCACCGGCAACGCTGCACTACGAGTTCGTACAAGAAGACGGCCAATGGCGCATCAGCTCGGCTCCGAATGGAATTGTGCTCACGCTGGGCTCATTCCAGAACGCCTTCAGCCGCCAGGTTCTCTATTTTCTCGACACCGGCGGCAACTACTTGGTTCCCGATCTGCGGTGGTTCCCCGTGGGCACTGCGGCAACCCGGGTGGTCTCGGCCGTCTTGGCCGGCCCCCCGCCGTGGTTGCAGGGTGCGGCAACGACCTCATTCCCCGAGGGGACGCAACTCAGCTCGCCCAAACGGGTGGCCGTCGACGGCCAATCTGCGCTGATCGACCTCACCCCGGAGGCTTTGGCAGCATCCGAGGCTCAGCGTCAGCTCATGCGCCTGCAATTGGAGGCGAGCCTGGGCCGGGTGTCGAGCATTTCATCCGTCGTTATGTCGGTCAATGGCAGCGAGCTACCGGTGGGAGAGCCCGTCAGGGGGCTGCCGCAGGCGCGGCTTCAGGTCGATAGCAGGCCGCTCATGCTCCACGACGGCGTGTTCGGCTACTTCGCGAACGGCACCG is drawn from Salinibacterium hongtaonis and contains these coding sequences:
- the mtrB gene encoding MtrAB system histidine kinase MtrB; translation: MPAPLAESPLTVLAMRWRAFRAAVIRTWRTSLQFRTVAITVVLSGLAVTIIGGYMSVVIGGNLFSSRRDQVEAEHARATLLAQDYFANAVAADDASQLDFDTLSGDVQTRILSSTTSPGGTGFAMLRVPGQTTQFVMQPTQSRGFSSSVLSDGLRELVVKDSGRVYLQSVTLPSGAPGIVSGSLVSVPSAGNYEFYLVFDLSDAQQTLDFVQQTLAIGLISLVLLIGGVTWVVVRLVVAPIRVAAETSERLAAGQLEQRIPERGEDVIATLARSFNGMADSLQQKITRLAEVSRMQQRFVSDVSHELRTPLTTIRLAGDVIYDQREDFTPTTARTAELLHTQIQRFEILLADLLEISRFDAGAVELELEPVSLVRLVDDALESMRPLADERGSSLELVAKGGYYEVEVDPRRIRRILRNLLGNAIEHGEGKPIVVTIDSNATAIGFTVRDHGIGMTADQLDHVFERFWRADASRQRTIGGTGLGLAIALEDAGLHGGVIEVWSEPGSGTVFRVTLPRTPGAAPGESPLSLTPEDRDNDADAATAVEEVQDAG
- a CDS encoding LpqB family beta-propeller domain-containing protein, whose translation is MLDKRSASLSTLRRVIASAVVLLVAAPVLSACVGIPRAGAVFVGDEVSQKDPGGIEYIVDGPGEDDSVEEILRGFINAFKSSGDYDVARQFLSSEFVNDWDPRESVLLHTGASRFVPVTATAMDFVLTPSASVDAAGAYRSFTAAPATLHYEFVQEDGQWRISSAPNGIVLTLGSFQNAFSRQVLYFLDTGGNYLVPDLRWFPVGTAATRVVSAVLAGPPPWLQGAATTSFPEGTQLSSPKRVAVDGQSALIDLTPEALAASEAQRQLMRLQLEASLGRVSSISSVVMSVNGSELPVGEPVRGLPQARLQVDSRPLMLHDGVFGYFANGTVTEIEGLSDRVVALAPRAATLGSSESVAAVLGVDGVSVVRRQGSPTLVDSRTDLVAPSLDGYGYVWSAQRGSTNSLQVLGFGGEQFAFTSNLPVDGEVVGIEVSRDGSRLAILLKSNGGPRLIVSAIIRDTANGQAPLSLGVPILDAVEESGTAVGLAWVDETTVATLVDSGARSAVQAYQVGGFRSPLGSADAAVGIVGANGESGLRIIGADGIVSVRRPSGWQSTQAEASFIATQR